The following are encoded together in the Silurus meridionalis isolate SWU-2019-XX chromosome 2, ASM1480568v1, whole genome shotgun sequence genome:
- the LOC124402105 gene encoding von Willebrand factor A domain-containing protein 7-like: MIKTNLLISTLIYPNLIMILMTSQTLAFMPALSKPMTHQDITRVAVLQTTADVCRSRALQEGWNFVMPNPLTVKSVAESCYSSDSAKDFQSSLNKINHHNAWVDFWNFFTPSYHFDNEMFLAGRKLITDGVSVVKYSVKKQSYQTARAALGKVLHTLQDFYSHSNWIELGKTQPYSNLIKPDTLIENIADSKTCSQCSSSDCIGNILEMVITQNKLTSGYFGFFKPKGKCSHGGLADPSSWWQGGINKDSSSSSHGYLHSKAASVATAATKELLQDIRASVGDSEFLRLMGLTQSSVLCFVIDTTSSMSDDIAEIKRVTSSIIDSKTVTEAQPSEYILVPFNDPDFGPLTRTTDPIVFKKKLNALTANGGGDAPEMSLSGLQLALTGSPPEMEIFVFTDADAKDKELTSTVRALIERTKSQVTFMLTNGFSSRRRRSAVPVDGQQQVLNEVYKDLAEASGGQAIEVTKKTLSQATDIIAATSRSTLVIIFQAIRNPGKPENFPVFVDSSVKNLTIYITGSSPYYTITSPSGVSQSSTELIGSLGIIQKVGNFHKVQPSITEQTGVWLFSINSTQSYTIKVVGQSDIDFLFEFIELSQGPHPSYTVLNSRPAANNNITLLVTMVGVDSVRPTEVSLIQASNSNSVNGTLEEVSSGQYLVTFNGIPAGEFTVRVVGQLSSTRSLGNTFQRQTPTQFQTSTVTITTQPVGTAEPGKQLILPFTVATSGPGGHFTISVNNDQNFDTRYNPSITVNSGDSTNGTVTLTVPNTASSGTDVTLTIQAEATGGSDSNYAVLRIAVIAPVTDFTPPVCEAVSLNANCSGNCSLSTWYLTANVTDRSGSGVENVRVLYGNGNLSTTTVLNDRGVNVTMVIYSSSCCSSDLELVVVDAEGNVATCFTTSRAAKEITSGTTKRGSTNGVKCCLFLLVLYYLWSDISSHM; encoded by the exons atgattaaaacaaaTCTGCTCATCAGTACACTGATCTACCCAAATCTTATAATGATCCTCATGACTAGTCAGACTCTGGCTTTTATGCCTGCTTTGTCAAAACCAATGACACACCAGGACATAACCCGAGTTGCAGTTTTACAGACAACGGCCGATGTGTGCAGATCACGAGCACTCCAGGAGGGCTGGAATTTTGTTATG CCAAACCCGCTGACGGTGAAGTCAGTGGCAGAAAGCTGTTACTCGTCCGATTCAGCCAAAGATTTTCAAAGTAGCCTTAATAAGATAAATCATCACAATGCCTGGGTCgatttttggaatttttttactCCAAGTTACCATTTTGACAATGAGATGTTTTTAGCTGGACGGAAACTCATTACAGACGGAGTCTCTGTTGTAAAATACAGTGTGAAAAAGCAAAGCTATCAAACTGCCAGAGCGGCACTTGGTAAAGTTCTACACACTTTGCAG GATTTCTACAGTCATAGTAACTGGATTGAACTGGGAAAGACACAACCATATTCTAATCTGATTAAACCAGACACACTAATTGAAAACATAGCAG ATTCTAAAACCTGCAGTCAGTGCAGTAGTAGCGACTGCATAGGAAACATCCTGGAGATGGTCATTACACAGAATAAATTAACATCAGGATATTTTGGTTTCTTCAAACCAAAAG GAAAGTGCAGTCATGGAGGACTTGCTGATCCATCAAGTTGGTGGCAAGGAGGAATAAATAAGGATTCTTCCTCCTCCAGTCACGGATATCTACATTCTAAGGCGGCATCAGTAGCCACTGCTGCGACCAAAGAACTGCTGCAGGACATTCGAGCATCAGTTGGAGATTCTGAATTTCTTAG ATTGATGGGACTCACTCAGTCTTCAGTGCTGTGTTTTGTTATTGACACCACTAGCAGCATGTCTGATGACATTGCGGAGATCAAACGAGTGACTTCATCTATCATTGACAGTAAAACTGTCACAGAAGCTCAACCTTCAGAATATATCCTCGTGCCATTTAATGACCCTG aTTTTGGACCACTTACAAGAACTACTGATCCTATcgtatttaaaaagaaactaaatGCACTTACAGCTAATGGTGGAGGAGATGCTCCTGAAATGAGTCTGTCAGGACTACAG CTTGCTCTCACTGGATCTCCACCGGAGATGGAGATTTTTGTTTTCACCGATGCTGATGCAAAAGATAAAGAGTTGACGAGCACTGTGCGAGCACTAATTGAGAGAACAAAGTCCCAA GTGACCTTCATGCTAACTAACGGCTTTAGTTCTCGGCGTCGCAGGAGTGCAGTGCCCGTAGATGGCCAACAGCAAGTGCTTAATGAGGTCTATAAAGACCTGGCGGAGGCCTCTGGAGGACAGGCTATTGAGGTCACCAAAAAAACACTGTCGCAAGCCACAGATATTATTGCAGCTACCTCCAGATCTACACtg gtCATTATTTTTCAAGCGATTAGAAACCCAGGCAAGCCTGAAAACTTCCCAGTTTTTGTGGATTCTTCTGTGAAAAACCTGACAATTTACATAACTGGCAGCTCACCATATTACACCATCACCAGTCCTTCAG GAGTCTCACAGAGCAGCACTGAACTCATTGGCAGTTTGGGAATCATTCAGAAAGTTGGTAATTTCCATAAAGTGCAACCAAGTATCACAGAGCAGACTGGAGTGTGGCTCTTCAGTATTAATTCAACACAGTCCTACACCATCAAAGTTGTTG gtCAAAGCGACATTGACTTCCTTTTTGAATTCATTGAATTGTCCCAAGGGCCTCATCCAAGCTATACTGTATTAAACAGCAGGCCTGCAGCAA aCAATAATATCACCTTGTTGGTGACCATGGTTGGTGTGGACAGCGTGAGGCCAACAGAGGTGTCTCTGATCCAAGCTTCAAATTCAAACTCAGTAAATGGGACACTAGAAGAGGTATCCAGTGGACAGTACTTGGTGACCTTTAATGGCATCCCAGCGGGAGAGTTTACGGTGCGTGTAGTTGGACAGCTCAGTTCTACAAGATCTTTAGGCAACACCTTTCAGAGACAGACACCAACTCAGTTCCAAACATCAACTGTGACCATTACG ACTCAACCTGTTGGAACAGCGGAACCAGGAAAGCAACTGATTCTGCCGTTCACAGTGGCAACCAGTGGCCCTGGAGGACATTTTACTATCAGTGTCAACAATGATCAAAACTTTGACACTCGCTACAATCCATCTATAACTGTCAATAGTGGGGACAGCACGAATGGCACAGTAACTCTGACTGTACCTAATACTGCTTCCTCTGGAACTGATGTCACTCTGACGATACAGGCTGAAGCAACTGGTGGAAGCGACTCCAACTATGCTGTGCTGCGCATTGCTGTTATAGCTCcg GTAACAGATTTTACTCCTCCAGTATGTGAGGCCGTTAGCTTGAATGCTAACTGTTCAGGCAACTGTAGCCTCTCCACATGGTACCTCACTGCCAACGTGACTGATAGAAGTGGATCAGGTGTTGAGAATGTAAGAGTCCTCTATGGAAACGGCAACCTCAGCACCACCACTGTGCTCAATGACAGAGGTGTGAACGTCACTATGGTCATCTACAGCTCCTCCTGCTGTTCCTCAGACCTGGAACTGGTTGTTGTGGATGCAGAGGGAAATGTTGCTACCTGCTTTACGACTTCAAGAGCTGCAAAAGAAATCACAAGTGGTACCACTAAGCGAGGCAGCACTAATGGTGTAAAATGTTGCCTGTTTCTCCTGGTCTTGTATTATCTTTGgtctgacatttccagccatatgtag